From Desulfonatronum thiodismutans, a single genomic window includes:
- a CDS encoding HAD family hydrolase: protein MTNPTNVPTLTKDRFDAVIFDMDGVVTDTAGLHGKAWKEMFDRFLEEHARKSGIPQEPFDLGRDYLDYVDGKPRFDGVRGFLASRDISLPEGSLDDEPGTGSVYALGNWKNRLFGKLLEEEGAVTYPGTVELIHKLHDGGFKTAIISSSKNAETILRSAEALDLFEAKVDGVDSLELGIDGKPAPDIFLSAAQELGVEPSRAVVVEDAVSGVQAGRAGNFGLVIGVDRGGNREALMANGADVVVEDLDEVSVE from the coding sequence ATGACCAATCCCACGAATGTCCCGACTTTGACCAAAGACCGTTTTGACGCCGTGATTTTTGACATGGACGGCGTGGTCACCGACACCGCCGGCCTGCACGGCAAGGCCTGGAAGGAGATGTTCGACCGGTTTCTGGAAGAACACGCCCGCAAGAGCGGGATCCCCCAGGAACCGTTCGATCTTGGCCGGGACTACCTGGATTACGTGGACGGCAAGCCCCGTTTTGACGGGGTACGCGGCTTTCTGGCTTCCAGAGACATATCCCTGCCCGAAGGCTCTCTGGACGACGAACCAGGCACGGGAAGCGTTTACGCTCTGGGCAACTGGAAAAACAGGCTGTTCGGCAAACTGCTGGAAGAGGAGGGGGCCGTGACCTATCCCGGCACGGTGGAATTGATTCACAAGCTGCACGACGGCGGATTCAAGACCGCGATCATCTCCTCCAGCAAAAACGCGGAAACAATCCTGCGTTCCGCGGAAGCCCTGGATCTGTTCGAAGCCAAGGTGGACGGCGTGGATTCCCTGGAATTGGGCATCGACGGCAAGCCCGCACCGGACATTTTTCTCAGCGCGGCCCAGGAACTGGGCGTTGAACCGAGCCGGGCCGTGGTGGTGGAAGACGCCGTTTCCGGGGTCCAGGCCGGAAGGGCCGGCAACTTCGGTCTGGTGATCGGGGTGGATCGGGGCGGCAACCGGGAGGCCTTGATGGCCAATGGCGCGGACGTGGTGGTGGAGGATTTGGACGAAGTGTCCGTGGAGTGA
- a CDS encoding NupC/NupG family nucleoside CNT transporter: MSLLSVQSAFGLLAFVLIAWSLSENRRAVRPRLILAGIGLQLGLALVLLKLPIFTDFFLLLNKAAEALESGTRAGTTFVFGYLGGGTLPFEEPYSGAAYIFAFRALPVIIVTGALTTLFYHWRIIPVLVQGFSAVLRRTLGIGGALGVGAGANVFAGMVESPLFIRPYVASLTRSELFALMTCGMATVAGTVLVLYAGIIGGAVPGALGHIMTASLVSAPAAILVSGILIPETESPTMGEVVPPVETVSSMDAVVKGTAFGLHIYLHVVALLIVLVALVSMVNSALGLLPDLGGEPITLQGLLGYVMMPLVWLAGVPWSEAHAAGGLMGVKVILNELLAYLDMAALPEGTLSSRSALIMTYAMCGFANIGSLGILIGGLISIAPERSREITALGPRSILTGVLATLMTGAVVGILS; the protein is encoded by the coding sequence ATGTCCCTGCTCTCCGTGCAAAGCGCATTCGGCCTTTTGGCTTTCGTCCTGATTGCCTGGTCCTTGTCGGAAAACCGGAGAGCCGTTCGGCCTCGTTTGATCCTTGCCGGGATCGGCCTGCAACTGGGTCTGGCCCTGGTTCTGCTCAAATTGCCCATTTTTACTGACTTCTTCCTGCTCCTGAACAAGGCCGCCGAAGCCCTGGAAAGCGGTACCCGGGCCGGGACCACCTTTGTCTTCGGCTACCTCGGCGGCGGCACTCTGCCTTTTGAGGAACCTTACAGCGGGGCGGCGTACATCTTCGCCTTCCGGGCCCTGCCGGTGATCATCGTCACCGGGGCTCTGACAACCCTTTTCTACCACTGGAGGATCATCCCGGTCCTGGTCCAGGGTTTTTCCGCCGTACTGCGGCGGACCCTGGGCATCGGCGGGGCACTGGGTGTTGGCGCAGGGGCCAACGTCTTCGCGGGCATGGTGGAATCCCCGTTGTTCATCCGGCCCTATGTCGCCTCCCTGACGCGGAGCGAACTCTTCGCCCTGATGACCTGCGGCATGGCTACCGTCGCCGGGACCGTGCTGGTGCTCTATGCCGGAATCATCGGAGGCGCGGTGCCGGGCGCTTTGGGGCACATCATGACGGCGTCCCTGGTCAGCGCCCCGGCCGCGATCCTGGTTTCCGGAATCCTGATTCCGGAAACCGAATCGCCGACCATGGGCGAAGTCGTTCCTCCGGTGGAGACTGTTTCCTCCATGGACGCCGTGGTCAAGGGCACGGCGTTCGGCCTGCACATCTACCTGCACGTCGTGGCCTTGCTGATTGTTTTGGTGGCCCTGGTCAGCATGGTCAACTCCGCGTTGGGACTGCTGCCCGATCTGGGCGGAGAGCCAATAACCCTTCAAGGGCTTCTGGGATACGTGATGATGCCTCTGGTCTGGCTGGCCGGAGTCCCCTGGAGCGAGGCCCATGCCGCTGGCGGATTGATGGGCGTGAAGGTGATCCTGAACGAACTACTGGCCTATCTGGATATGGCCGCGCTGCCTGAAGGAACTCTCTCCTCGCGCAGCGCCCTGATCATGACCTACGCCATGTGCGGATTCGCGAACATCGGCAGCCTGGGCATCCTGATCGGCGGGCTGATCAGCATAGCTCCCGAACGCAGCCGGGAAATCACGGCTCTGGGCCCGCGTTCGATCCTCACCGGAGTGCTGGCCACCTTGATGACCGGGGCCGTAGTCGGGATTCTGAGTTGA
- a CDS encoding TusE/DsrC/DsvC family sulfur relay protein, with amino-acid sequence MATVEFKGTNFEVDEDGFLQRFEDWTPDWVEYVQESEGIKELTDEHQKVLDFLQDYYKKNGIAPMVRILSKVTGYKLKHIYELFPSGPGKGACKMAGLPKPTGCV; translated from the coding sequence ATGGCTACTGTAGAATTTAAGGGTACTAACTTTGAAGTTGACGAAGATGGTTTTTTGCAGCGCTTTGAAGACTGGACTCCGGATTGGGTAGAATACGTTCAGGAAAGCGAAGGCATTAAAGAGTTGACCGACGAGCACCAGAAGGTTCTCGATTTTCTGCAAGACTACTATAAGAAAAACGGCATTGCTCCGATGGTTCGTATCCTGTCCAAAGTGACCGGCTACAAACTGAAGCATATCTACGAGCTGTTCCCCTCCGGACCCGGCAAGGGAGCCTGTAAAATGGCCGGTCTTCCCAAGCCCACCGGTTGCGTATAA
- a CDS encoding DMT family transporter — protein MLRSVDRLATGALFAATVLWAGSFIAMKLAIGVYGPMFVVFARMVLASGGLLLLVRRFKSERYQRGDWKLLLFMALCEPCLYFVCEGMALTYTSASQAGMIVAMLPLMVAMAAWVVLKERLRPRTWFGFLLAILGVIWLTLLSESTEHAPNPLLGNFLEFLAMCCATGSMIALKKLCVRYSPLFLTAVQAFVGCVFFLPIIFLPGTPLPDTFHLGAVLSILYLGIGVTIVAYWFYNFGISRLPAGQAAIFVNLIPVITLFLGWLILGERLLPMQYAAAILVLAGVFLSQGNQAPSRPAELTVRHAPKS, from the coding sequence ATGTTGCGCAGCGTGGATCGGCTGGCCACCGGGGCGTTGTTCGCGGCCACGGTGCTTTGGGCCGGGTCGTTCATCGCCATGAAGCTGGCCATCGGGGTGTACGGGCCGATGTTCGTGGTTTTCGCCCGGATGGTTCTGGCCAGCGGCGGCCTGCTGCTTCTGGTGAGGCGCTTCAAGTCCGAGCGGTATCAGCGCGGGGACTGGAAACTCCTGCTGTTCATGGCCCTGTGCGAACCCTGCCTCTATTTTGTCTGCGAAGGCATGGCCCTGACCTACACCAGCGCCTCCCAGGCCGGGATGATCGTGGCCATGCTCCCGTTGATGGTGGCCATGGCGGCCTGGGTCGTGCTCAAGGAGCGACTGCGGCCTCGGACATGGTTCGGTTTTCTTCTGGCCATCCTGGGGGTGATCTGGCTGACCCTGCTCTCGGAAAGCACGGAGCACGCCCCCAATCCCTTGCTGGGCAACTTCCTGGAGTTTCTGGCCATGTGCTGCGCCACGGGAAGCATGATCGCCCTGAAAAAGCTCTGCGTCCGCTACAGTCCGCTGTTCCTGACCGCGGTCCAAGCCTTCGTGGGGTGCGTCTTTTTTCTGCCGATCATTTTTTTACCAGGCACTCCTCTGCCGGACACATTCCACCTGGGAGCCGTGCTCTCCATCCTGTACCTGGGCATCGGCGTGACCATCGTGGCCTACTGGTTCTACAACTTCGGCATCAGCCGCCTCCCGGCGGGCCAGGCCGCTATTTTCGTGAACCTGATCCCGGTGATCACCCTGTTTCTGGGCTGGCTGATCCTTGGTGAACGGCTCTTGCCCATGCAGTACGCGGCGGCAATACTGGTCCTGGCCGGGGTCTTTCTCAGCCAGGGCAACCAAGCCCCGAGCCGCCCCGCGGAGCTGACCGTACGGCATGCGCCGAAAAGCTGA
- a CDS encoding bactofilin family protein has protein sequence MPTRHSAARRIPSNSAGFTLVYVIIGMVVLTTLSVGVYTITSRSGTDMAKRVPHDQVILLAQSGLNYAAAVAKVVKDDVNFEKNAKAEEFKNRIDSITDPITLGPGEFRLDAGEVIAGVNLEKIIVTSRAELGDVSFSLATDFEYIIDQNGDYVILMASNFSTGGVYIEDADIIVLGDILTIDGGESSEGPFITGDVYAEMGITLTSGRNVIGDLHSSGDITLSGGSKLVGDIFSEGNVSILNGAKLEGSIYAKGDIVISGAGSNTDGDIHACNGSIKILNGASAGVNVYAFGSLEISGSSFVGGNAYSGGKIDLTGSARIFGNATSGKNIQKGPSTIISGNEIENAVPPALKLPVCPVFFDFSSVSMPAKTDFSAGGSNYGTGGWAQTAKVSPGSHGNVNFGGSGKLYLQGGNYYFQNINYGWSGRLYLDLSSSDDINIFIKNSFQTGGGFEVFVSIDGTSYDPILKDGKPNADVRELAARVYLETHGNFNIGDGQWFGTVHAPEGTITFGSYSGFVVGALYGKTGNISGAKIYYVAPNYLK, from the coding sequence ATGCCCACCCGCCACAGCGCCGCAAGACGCATTCCATCCAATTCCGCCGGCTTTACCCTGGTCTACGTCATCATCGGCATGGTCGTCCTGACCACGCTTTCGGTGGGAGTGTACACTATTACCAGCCGGAGCGGAACGGACATGGCCAAGCGCGTCCCCCACGACCAGGTTATCCTGCTGGCGCAATCCGGATTGAACTACGCGGCGGCGGTGGCAAAAGTCGTCAAGGATGACGTGAACTTTGAAAAGAATGCTAAGGCCGAAGAATTCAAGAACCGTATTGATAGTATAACAGACCCAATAACACTTGGACCAGGAGAATTCCGCCTGGATGCCGGTGAAGTCATCGCAGGAGTTAATCTGGAGAAAATCATCGTCACCTCCAGGGCTGAGTTGGGTGATGTCTCGTTCTCTTTAGCTACTGATTTCGAATACATCATTGACCAAAATGGCGATTATGTAATTTTAATGGCATCAAATTTTTCTACTGGAGGCGTATATATAGAAGATGCAGATATTATTGTTCTTGGGGATATATTAACTATTGATGGTGGCGAGTCGTCTGAAGGACCATTTATAACTGGTGATGTCTATGCTGAAATGGGCATCACTCTCACAAGCGGAAGAAATGTCATTGGCGATCTTCATAGCTCTGGAGATATCACGCTTTCAGGAGGCTCTAAACTCGTTGGCGATATTTTTTCTGAAGGAAATGTTTCTATTTTAAATGGAGCTAAATTAGAAGGTAGTATTTATGCAAAAGGTGATATAGTAATTAGTGGTGCAGGGTCTAATACAGACGGTGATATCCATGCTTGTAATGGAAGCATTAAAATTTTAAATGGTGCCAGCGCAGGGGTTAATGTTTATGCTTTTGGAAGTTTGGAAATTTCTGGATCTTCTTTTGTTGGTGGTAATGCATATTCCGGTGGAAAAATAGATCTGACAGGATCGGCTCGTATTTTTGGAAATGCCACATCAGGTAAAAATATTCAAAAAGGACCAAGTACCATTATATCTGGAAATGAAATTGAAAACGCTGTTCCTCCTGCACTTAAGTTGCCGGTATGTCCAGTTTTTTTTGACTTTTCAAGTGTATCAATGCCTGCAAAGACAGATTTTTCTGCAGGGGGATCAAATTACGGTACCGGCGGATGGGCTCAAACGGCTAAGGTTTCTCCTGGTTCACATGGGAATGTCAATTTCGGAGGTAGTGGTAAGTTATATCTTCAAGGTGGCAACTACTACTTTCAAAATATCAATTATGGCTGGAGTGGCAGACTTTACCTCGATTTATCATCTAGCGATGATATCAATATTTTTATAAAAAACTCTTTTCAAACAGGAGGAGGGTTTGAAGTATTTGTATCGATCGATGGTACAAGCTATGATCCGATATTAAAGGATGGCAAGCCAAATGCTGATGTTAGAGAGTTAGCTGCCCGTGTTTACCTTGAAACTCATGGAAATTTCAACATTGGAGATGGACAGTGGTTTGGAACAGTGCATGCGCCAGAGGGTACCATCACTTTTGGGTCATATAGTGGGTTTGTTGTTGGTGCTTTGTATGGTAAAACTGGAAATATTTCAGGAGCAAAAATTTATTACGTAGCACCTAATTATTTAAAATAG
- a CDS encoding ABC1 kinase family protein has protein sequence MRSYYAPRRIWGAFRFLATIFATVLKRRHILFIPPLGPAALKKTVLDLGVSFIKLAQVLATRADFFTEEYLVELRTIHDEVAPMSQADLDVMYRRAFGDSPPFVRFEPEPMASASIGQVHWAQLADGTEVAVKIRRLDIERKVRVDIRILEFFLGLFRPFFSVYTRNSLEAVLTEFSAMILKEVDMNIERDNLRKFREMYTRDDVHFPSYYNQYSNEDVLVMSFEHGVRVDDAAALERLRIPFDRIMDTLVDFYTEQMLVKGLFHADPHPGNLFVREDGTLVLLDFGMVKRLSNSSKMAMIEMVEAASARDFEMFIAACERLGVITPSAPPEEMLEFAERMFDIFGNIDLDAASMQTLALDVLFSMKETPFKMPQEVVYVLRASTLIEGLGTNYVENFNGVKDILPVLREKLPKALGFDKGLVSQVRREISTLPITFKRIKTIITDLSEQKLQVKISRHTVDQINERLRGLLRPLVGGFLCIITAFFVLLLDVEYGRVVAITLFGFGVLRMLLGVR, from the coding sequence ATGCGTAGCTATTACGCGCCGCGACGAATCTGGGGCGCTTTTCGATTTTTGGCGACTATTTTCGCCACGGTCCTGAAGCGCCGCCACATTCTCTTCATTCCGCCCCTGGGGCCGGCGGCCTTGAAAAAGACCGTCCTGGATCTGGGCGTCAGCTTCATCAAGCTGGCCCAAGTCCTGGCCACGCGGGCGGATTTTTTTACCGAAGAGTATTTGGTGGAACTGCGCACCATCCACGACGAGGTCGCGCCCATGAGCCAGGCCGACCTGGACGTGATGTACCGCCGGGCCTTCGGCGACTCCCCGCCCTTTGTCCGGTTCGAGCCCGAGCCCATGGCCAGCGCCTCCATTGGTCAGGTCCACTGGGCCCAGTTGGCGGACGGCACCGAAGTAGCGGTGAAGATCCGGCGGCTGGACATCGAGCGCAAGGTCCGGGTGGATATCCGGATACTGGAATTCTTCCTGGGCCTGTTCCGGCCCTTTTTCAGCGTTTACACCCGCAATTCCCTGGAAGCCGTCCTGACCGAGTTCTCGGCCATGATCCTCAAGGAAGTGGACATGAACATCGAGCGGGACAATCTGCGCAAGTTCCGGGAGATGTACACCCGCGACGACGTCCATTTTCCCAGTTATTACAACCAATACAGCAATGAGGATGTTCTGGTGATGAGCTTCGAGCACGGGGTGCGGGTGGACGACGCCGCGGCCCTGGAGCGGCTGCGCATCCCATTCGACCGGATCATGGACACCCTGGTGGACTTTTACACCGAGCAGATGCTGGTCAAGGGGCTGTTCCACGCGGACCCGCATCCGGGCAACCTGTTCGTGCGCGAGGATGGAACCCTGGTTTTGCTGGACTTCGGGATGGTCAAGCGCCTGTCCAATTCCTCCAAGATGGCCATGATCGAAATGGTGGAGGCGGCCTCGGCCCGGGATTTCGAGATGTTCATCGCGGCCTGCGAGCGCCTGGGCGTGATCACGCCCTCGGCCCCGCCGGAGGAAATGCTGGAGTTCGCGGAACGGATGTTCGACATCTTCGGAAACATCGACCTGGACGCGGCCAGCATGCAGACCCTGGCTCTGGACGTGCTCTTTTCCATGAAGGAGACGCCCTTCAAGATGCCCCAGGAGGTGGTCTACGTGCTTCGGGCCAGTACGCTGATCGAGGGGCTGGGCACCAATTACGTGGAGAATTTCAACGGAGTGAAGGACATTCTGCCGGTGCTCCGGGAGAAGCTGCCCAAGGCCCTGGGCTTCGACAAGGGGCTGGTCAGTCAGGTCCGCCGGGAAATCAGCACCCTGCCCATAACCTTCAAGCGGATCAAAACCATCATCACGGACCTCAGCGAACAGAAGCTGCAAGTGAAGATATCCCGGCATACCGTGGACCAGATCAACGAGCGGTTGCGAGGACTCTTGCGTCCGTTGGTGGGCGGTTTCCTTTGCATCATCACAGCGTTTTTTGTGTTGTTGCTGGACGTGGAATACGGAAGGGTCGTGGCGATAACGCTGTTCGGATTCGGCGTGCTACGGATGCTACTCGGGGTACGCTGA